In Pseudomonas sp. p1(2021b), the genomic window AACTCGGGTTCCCCGACAGCCAGCGCTACAGCGTCGCCATCGACGACATGGCGCAGGCCACCCATTGGCGCCAGCATTGGTACCGCTCGCCCCTGCCCTTCGCCACCGACGGCGTGATCCTGCGCCAGGACAGCCGCCCACCGGCCCACCGCTGGCGCGCCAAGCCGCCCTACTGGATCGCAGCCTGGAAGTACCCCTTCCAGCAGGCATTGGCCGAAGTGCGAGACGTGCACTTCAAGGTCGGGCGAACCGGGCGCATCACACCCTTGCTGCACCTGAGCCCAGTGATGCTGGATGAACGCCGGATCAGCGTGGTCAGCGTTGGGTCACTGGCACGCTGGCAAGCGTTGGACATCCGCCCCGGCGACCAGGTGGCGATCGCCCTGGCAGGCCTCACCGTGCCCAGGCTCGAAAGCGTGGTGCACCGCAGCACTGAACGACCGCCCGTCATGGCGCCGGACCCCAGCCAACATCATGCACTCAGCTGCTGGCGGCCGGACGCACCGTGCAAGCAACAGTTCCTCGCCCGCCTGGCCTGGTTGGGAGGGCGCCAGGGACTACAGATGCCAGGCGTAGGCGCCGCGACCTGGACACAGCTGGTCGAGCATGGCGCCGTCAGCGAGCTGCATGCCTGGCTCAGCCTGGAGCGCGAAGACCTGCTGGGCATACCAGGCATCAGCACGGCACGTGCGGAGCAGTTGCTGAAGGCCTTCTCGCAAGCAAGGCGCCAGCCTTTCGAGCGCTGGCTTCGAGGTTTGGGTGTGCCGGCGCCCAGCAGCCTGCAACTTGCGCCCGACTGGGCGAGCCTGGCAGCTCGAAGCGTCGAGCAATGGCGTGCCGAGCCCGGTATCGGCCCTGGGCGAGCAGCGCAACTGGTGGCATTTTTCACCGATGAATCGGTTGGCCGGGTGGCCGAACAATTGCGATCCCAGGCAATCGAGGGTTTCTAAATTCCTCGGATCAGGGCAGCATTTCCCTTTTCCGTTGCCCTGCCATCGAATGGAGTCCCCGATGAAACTGCTTTCGTCCCTTGCCCTGACTGCCTTGCTCGGCCTGGCTGCCGGCCCCCTGCTGGCCGTTGAAGAGCAACCTGGGCTGACCGGTTGCGCGGCCAAGCGCCAGGCCATCAGCGAACAGATCGAACAGGCCCGTACCAACGGCAACGCCGAGCAACAGGCCGGCCTGGAAAAGGCCCTCGACGAAGTCACCGAACACTGCACCGACGCCAGCCTGCGCAAGGAGCGCGAACAGAAGGTGCTCGACGCCCGTCACGAAGTGAACCAGCGCACCAAGGACTTGGACAAGGCGATGAAGAAGGGCGACGCCGAGAAGATCAACAAGCGCAAGGAAAAACTCGCCGAGGCCAA contains:
- the ligB gene encoding NAD-dependent DNA ligase LigB codes for the protein MRFMLFLPLLFCSFALWANASPCPDWPAQRANEEAARLGEALARWDDHYHRQGISLVADEIYDQSLQRLRQLQACFGLPQAHAPLSGAGGPVAHPVAHTGVAKLDDERAVARWLDGKRNVWIQPKVDGVAATLVYRSGQLVQVLSRGDGVRGHDWSRHIAQLTGLPRHLPEPLDLVLQSELYWRLDQHVQAKAGGANARSTMAGLMARKQLTTAQGAGVGVFVWDWPSGPSNQGERLARLAELGFPDSQRYSVAIDDMAQATHWRQHWYRSPLPFATDGVILRQDSRPPAHRWRAKPPYWIAAWKYPFQQALAEVRDVHFKVGRTGRITPLLHLSPVMLDERRISVVSVGSLARWQALDIRPGDQVAIALAGLTVPRLESVVHRSTERPPVMAPDPSQHHALSCWRPDAPCKQQFLARLAWLGGRQGLQMPGVGAATWTQLVEHGAVSELHAWLSLEREDLLGIPGISTARAEQLLKAFSQARRQPFERWLRGLGVPAPSSLQLAPDWASLAARSVEQWRAEPGIGPGRAAQLVAFFTDESVGRVAEQLRSQAIEGF
- a CDS encoding DUF1090 domain-containing protein — protein: MKLLSSLALTALLGLAAGPLLAVEEQPGLTGCAAKRQAISEQIEQARTNGNAEQQAGLEKALDEVTEHCTDASLRKEREQKVLDARHEVNQRTKDLDKAMKKGDAEKINKRKEKLAEAKKELQEAVDGLER